A DNA window from Trichomycterus rosablanca isolate fTriRos1 chromosome 9, fTriRos1.hap1, whole genome shotgun sequence contains the following coding sequences:
- the nkx2.4b gene encoding NK2 homeobox 4b has translation MSLSPKHSTPFSVSDILSPLEESCFKKLACMEASYRQNTAVHPVGSQHSGQHHQHQHHHNHHHQQQQHGLNHGAYHVAHGVSQFPHAAVAAGYCNGSLGGVAELPTYQESVRNQAATAAWYSANPEPRYATLPRFMGSSAAMNMGALAGMDAKSMVTLHAAPRRKRRVLFSQAQVYELERRFKQQRYLSAPEREHLASMIHLSPNQVKIWFQNHRYKMKRQAKDKATREPQIQQQQQDGGSSCPPQASSPRRVSVPVLVKDGKPYQNGTSTPSSNHGMGAQTVESLASATEELDDMTPSPPALHGAHVTGLSHLDSGLLEYNIPGSNLLYGRTW, from the exons ATGTCCCTGAGCCCGAAACACTCCACACCCTTTTCCGTGAGTGACATCCTGAGCCCGCTGGAGGAAAGCTGCTTCAAGAAACTAGCGTGTATGGAGGCTTCATACCGGCAAAACACTGCGGTCCATCCGGTGGGCTCTCAGCACAGCGGCCAGCACCATCAGCACCAGCATCACCACAATCATCAtcaccagcagcagcagcacggACTGAACCACGGAGCTTATCATGTAGCACACGGAGTATCACAGTTCCCACATGCAGCCGTGGCGGCCGGTTACTGTAACGGGAGTCTCGGCGGGGTGGCAGAGTTGCCAACCTATCAGGAAAGTGTGAGGAACCAAGCCGCCACCGCCGCCTGGTACAGTGCCAACCCAGAACCGCGTTACGCTACAC ttcCCAGGTTTATGGGCTCCTCGGCTGCTATGAACATGGGCGCGCTGGCCGGAATGGACGCCAAATCCATGGTGACTCTGCACGCGGCGCCGCGCAGGAAGCGTCGCGTGCTCTTCTCTCAGGCGCAGGTGTACGAGCTCGAGCGCAGGTTTAAGCAGCAGCGCTACCTGTCCGCACCTGAGCGCGAGCACCTGGCCAGCATGATCCACCTGAGCCCGAATCAGGTGAAGATCTGGTTTCAGAACCACCGATACAAGATGAAGCGGCAGGCCAAGGACAAAGCGACGCGCGAGCCACAaatccagcagcagcagcaggacgGAGGAAGCTCGTGCCCACCGCAGGCATCATCACCGAGGCGCGTGAGCGTCCCAGTACTGGTTAAAGACGGTAAACCTTATCAGAACGGAACCAGCACTCCCAGTTCAAACCACGGCATGGGCGCACAAACAGTGGAGTCTTTAGCGTCCGCAACAGAAGAACTGGATGATATGACACCGAGTCCGCCCGCGCTCCACGGTGCTCACGTGACCGGACTGTCTCACTTGGACTCTGGCCTGCTGGAGTACAACATACCGGGATCGAACCTGCTGTACGGCAGGACTTGGTAA